The following nucleotide sequence is from Candidatus Methylacidithermus pantelleriae.
ACAGTCAATTTTTTTGGGAAGCGCAGAAAATTCCTTGGCGCACGGCCAAAGTGGTAGCTTTCGGGAGCACCTGCCGGCCGGAGGTGGAAGAGCCAGCCAAGGATGCGCAGCTGGCGGCTTTGCTGGAAGCGGCAACACCTGCGGTGGCAATCTTCGGAAAGAGCTCGCTATCCCATGTCCGCGAGGTGCTGCGGACGACGCCTGAGCGCAACCTCCAAATGATCGCCTCCTCTATTGCGTATCTCAAAAGCCACCAGAGGGAAGTCATCTATGACGCGGAGCACTTTTTCGATGGATATAAGGAGGAACCGGCTTATGCCCTGGAAACCCTGCGTGTAGCTGCCGAGGCCGGTGCTGATTGGATCGTACTTTGTGACACCAATGGAGGTTCCCTCCCAACGGAAGTCGGTCGGGTAACTAGGGAGGTGGCAAAGGTAATCCGTGTTCCTTTAGGCATCCATACGCATAATGACGGGGAGCTTGCGGTTGCCAACGCCCTGGCGGCCGTGGAAGCCGGGGCTACCCAGATTCAGGGAACGATAAATGGGTATGGAGAGCGGACGGGAAACTGTAACCTCATTTCCGTGATCGCCAACTTGCAGCTAAAGATGGGTAAGAAAGTCATCGATCCAGAGCGACTGGCCACGCTGCGGGAACTTTCGCTCTTTGTGGATGAGGTGGCCAATCAAAGACCTAATCCACGGGCTCCCTTTGTCGGGTCCTGTGCCTTCGCCCACAAAGGAGGAACTCATGTCAACGCCCTCCGGAAACTTTTGAGAAGTTACGAGCATATTAACCCGGAAGCGGTGGGGAATCGCAGGAGAATTTTGGTCGGAGAGCTTTCCGGCCGGGCCAATATTGCGTGGAAAGCCAAGGAACTGGGATTGGAAATGGAAGACCGCTCACCGAAGACAAAGAGGATTCTTGAGGAAATCAAGCGGCTTGAGGCGAGGGGTTATGAATTTGAAGCAGCAGAAGCGTCCCTGGAACTTTTGATGCGGAGGGTCCTGGGCAATTACCAGCCGTTCTTTCGTCTCCTTGAGTATCATGTCTCGATTCGCTCCCTTCCCGTTCGGGCCTACGAGGTCTGTGAGGCTACGGTCAAAATCGAGGTGCAAGGAAAGCGACGGTACACCGTGGCTGAGGGGGATGGTCCGGTTCACGCACTCGACAACGCCTTGCGCGCAGCCTTGCAAGAGGCCTATCCGCAAATCGAACGGATTCGGCTGACCGATTACAAGGTTCGGATTGTGGATCCCTCTCGAGGTACGGAAGCGTCGATTCGAGTCTTGGTCGAATCAAGCGACGGGACGGCGCGCTGGACGACTGTGGCTGCCTCCACCAACATTGTAGAGGCTTCGTGGCTAGCCTTGGTGGATAGTATTGAATTTTATCTTTTGCGTTCCGGGGGTTCCCGTGAGATGGACCCTGAGAAAGCTCGGGATTAGAGAACAGCACCAGAGCTGCATCGAAGGAGATGCGAACCTCCGGTGTTTTTGATGGCCGGATCGGGAACGCTAGTGCATGGGTGGGAGGCTAGTCTGGAAATCTCAACAGGATGAGTGGCGTAGAGGGGCGAAAAACGCTGGCAAAAAGGGTGGAAAGAGGCTTAGTCAGCGGATTTTTGGGATTGCGTTGGGCTAGGAAGATCGTAACCGCTATGAGCAGTTGCGGAGCGATCCGGTGGCGTGCGTCGTGAAAAGGTAGATCGTCCAATGGGGAGGAAGGTATCGCCACCCGGCAACTGTGGCTGCAGCCGGAAACGCCCGGAGCAGCTGATCGTGGTAACGCTGGTGTCGAAGGCTCTTAACCCAAAAGGCTCGGAAAGCGGGTGAATCGGCAAGGCGGGGCCTAACGCAGGAGAACGCTCTAGCTAAGCCCTGGAAACTACCGAGGCGGGGGTGCGAGCTTTTTCGCTAAAAAAGCGACGGCCGAAGTCTCCTTAGGAAGGAGAGGTATGTGTGCACTGGCGAGAGTCACTGAGGTACTGGGCGAGGGTATGGGTGCAAAGGACGATGGATCAACATGGGAGGCCCATCTGGCGGGAGTTTGGGTAAGCGCCGAACGGGCCGACCCTG
It contains:
- the cimA gene encoding citramalate synthase → MKVEDRTIEQIFIYDTTLRDGAQAEGIHFSVGDKIRIARKLDEFGISYIEGGWPSSNPKDSQFFWEAQKIPWRTAKVVAFGSTCRPEVEEPAKDAQLAALLEAATPAVAIFGKSSLSHVREVLRTTPERNLQMIASSIAYLKSHQREVIYDAEHFFDGYKEEPAYALETLRVAAEAGADWIVLCDTNGGSLPTEVGRVTREVAKVIRVPLGIHTHNDGELAVANALAAVEAGATQIQGTINGYGERTGNCNLISVIANLQLKMGKKVIDPERLATLRELSLFVDEVANQRPNPRAPFVGSCAFAHKGGTHVNALRKLLRSYEHINPEAVGNRRRILVGELSGRANIAWKAKELGLEMEDRSPKTKRILEEIKRLEARGYEFEAAEASLELLMRRVLGNYQPFFRLLEYHVSIRSLPVRAYEVCEATVKIEVQGKRRYTVAEGDGPVHALDNALRAALQEAYPQIERIRLTDYKVRIVDPSRGTEASIRVLVESSDGTARWTTVAASTNIVEASWLALVDSIEFYLLRSGGSREMDPEKARD